One Turneriella parva DSM 21527 genomic region harbors:
- a CDS encoding metal ABC transporter ATP-binding protein, whose translation MKRGAKSVTEALVTYQNLGRRYGAHWALNGVDGELLSSEVVALLGENGSGKSTLLLTLAQILKPHAGKVVFRAGAESHLIAHHPMAYMQLSVGHNLSLTRSLHDRAEAEITAALDYWKIRHLTDKPLNTLSRGQMQRFLLARAMLARPQILLLDEPFTGLDARSEGLLVDFIRHESARGAAILISEHDAGRARRLADRSYFLEKGRLR comes from the coding sequence ATGAAGCGCGGGGCCAAATCTGTAACAGAAGCGCTCGTCACCTACCAGAACCTCGGCCGGCGTTATGGGGCACATTGGGCCCTGAACGGCGTCGACGGAGAACTCTTGAGTAGTGAAGTCGTCGCGCTTCTAGGTGAAAACGGTTCGGGTAAGTCGACATTGCTTTTGACCCTCGCGCAGATTCTTAAACCGCATGCAGGTAAAGTGGTCTTTCGCGCTGGCGCCGAATCGCATTTGATAGCGCACCATCCGATGGCGTACATGCAGCTTTCGGTTGGGCACAATCTTTCGCTGACGAGGTCGCTGCACGACAGGGCCGAGGCAGAAATAACGGCAGCGCTCGATTACTGGAAAATTCGGCATCTTACCGATAAGCCACTCAACACACTCTCGCGCGGGCAGATGCAGCGCTTTTTGCTCGCACGAGCGATGCTCGCGCGGCCGCAGATTCTGCTGCTCGACGAACCCTTCACGGGTTTAGATGCGCGCAGCGAAGGCCTGCTTGTGGATTTCATACGCCATGAGTCAGCGCGCGGCGCCGCGATACTCATCTCAGAGCACGACGCCGGCCGCGCGCGCCGTTTGGCTGATAGATCCTACTTTCTGGAAAAAGGCAGATTGCGATGA
- a CDS encoding GTP-binding protein, with product MSDILHAARAGDKFSVAKLISYFESGRLSDQEACVAFEGELAKTKHKTGLLVGLTGAPGAGKSTLIQHLVDALLASQPNWRIAVVAVDPSSPVSGGSLLGDRTRVNFGNDERTYFRSQASDLDLGGIGRNTYRVCRVLRSFFDLVLIESVGVGQSEIEIARLADVTLLALQPFSGDHIQFMKSGIMEIPQAFVITKCDAEDLAKRSLYQLQSSLDFMQKVDGSVKPPEIFQTSSVRKMGFNELAEFVSAAEPLAPMGDLERENYFLRKEVRYYFGEYGIKALALLASENAAQGFEARRLQLTQKLSQKFGAL from the coding sequence ATGTCTGACATCTTGCACGCGGCGCGCGCGGGCGATAAATTTTCAGTCGCTAAACTCATCTCTTATTTCGAGTCGGGCCGCCTGAGCGACCAAGAGGCCTGCGTCGCGTTCGAAGGCGAGCTCGCGAAGACCAAACACAAAACCGGGCTACTTGTCGGTCTGACCGGGGCGCCCGGTGCGGGTAAGTCGACACTCATTCAGCACCTGGTCGATGCCCTATTGGCCTCGCAGCCCAATTGGCGTATTGCCGTCGTGGCAGTCGACCCTTCGAGCCCGGTCTCGGGCGGTTCACTGCTCGGCGATCGTACGCGTGTGAATTTCGGCAACGACGAGCGCACTTATTTTCGTTCGCAGGCATCAGATCTCGACCTCGGCGGCATTGGCCGCAACACCTACCGTGTCTGCCGTGTATTGCGCTCGTTTTTCGATCTGGTGCTCATCGAGTCAGTCGGTGTCGGCCAGAGCGAAATTGAAATCGCGCGCCTTGCCGACGTTACGCTGCTTGCGCTTCAACCTTTCAGCGGTGACCATATACAATTTATGAAATCAGGTATTATGGAAATTCCGCAGGCGTTCGTAATCACCAAGTGCGACGCCGAAGATCTCGCGAAGCGCAGTCTTTACCAGCTGCAGTCGAGTCTCGATTTTATGCAGAAGGTCGACGGCAGCGTCAAGCCGCCCGAAATCTTTCAAACCAGCTCGGTGCGTAAAATGGGGTTCAACGAGCTAGCAGAGTTTGTCTCGGCTGCCGAACCCCTCGCCCCAATGGGCGATCTCGAACGCGAGAACTATTTTTTGCGCAAAGAAGTCCGGTATTACTTTGGTGAATATGGTATTAAGGCCCTCGCTCTGCTGGCGTCTGAAAACGCAGCGCAGGGTTTCGAAGCCCGCCGCCTGCAGCTGACGCAGAAGCTCAGCCAAAAATTCGGGGCACTATGA
- a CDS encoding DMT family transporter → MTAEVLPRDKRFIAGLLFTVIGAAGFSAKAILAKLTYRYGVTGFATLTLRMVFAMPVYALIFVWYFRQQTPEQQRGFRRDWYLIGIVGLFGYYLASWFDFVGLEYISASFERLLLFIYPTLVLIISLVWLKNRAGRREIAALLITYVGIGISYHSEAALAGNRVQIGATYVIFAAITYAVYLVATEKLARHYSPLVFTSFAILISAVAIILHGVIAGEKLLGFPAEVYYLTLGMAIFCTVLPSLFVAQGIALIGSNRAAIISTLGPVMTIYLAYSFLGEVISTTQTVGTVLVIAGVALLTLKRRKVVSDV, encoded by the coding sequence TTGACGGCTGAGGTTCTGCCGCGCGATAAACGATTCATAGCCGGGCTGCTCTTCACAGTCATCGGCGCCGCCGGCTTTTCGGCGAAGGCAATTCTTGCGAAGCTGACCTACCGGTACGGAGTAACCGGCTTTGCCACGCTGACGCTGCGCATGGTCTTCGCAATGCCGGTCTATGCACTCATCTTCGTCTGGTACTTTCGCCAGCAGACACCTGAGCAGCAACGCGGATTTCGCAGAGATTGGTACCTTATCGGTATCGTAGGCCTCTTCGGCTATTACCTCGCCAGCTGGTTCGATTTTGTAGGCCTCGAGTATATTTCAGCCAGCTTCGAAAGACTGCTGCTCTTTATCTATCCCACGCTTGTGCTGATTATTTCACTCGTGTGGCTAAAGAATCGAGCAGGTCGGCGCGAGATTGCCGCGCTGCTGATCACCTACGTCGGTATTGGCATCTCTTACCACAGCGAGGCGGCGCTTGCGGGTAACCGAGTGCAGATCGGCGCTACCTACGTTATCTTCGCCGCGATTACCTATGCGGTCTATCTTGTCGCGACAGAGAAACTGGCCCGGCATTATTCGCCGCTCGTGTTCACGAGTTTCGCGATTTTGATTTCGGCAGTTGCAATTATCTTGCACGGAGTCATTGCTGGTGAGAAGCTGTTGGGGTTTCCCGCAGAGGTCTATTATCTGACTTTGGGTATGGCCATCTTTTGCACGGTGTTGCCGTCGCTATTCGTGGCGCAGGGTATAGCGCTCATCGGTTCGAACCGTGCAGCGATTATCAGCACCCTGGGGCCGGTCATGACGATCTATTTAGCCTATTCGTTTCTCGGTGAAGTGATTTCGACCACGCAGACAGTCGGCACGGTTCTCGTGATCGCCGGCGTAGCGTTGTTGACGCTCAAGCGCCGCAAGGTGGTCAGCGATGTCTGA
- a CDS encoding alkaline phosphatase family protein → MFADTDAQPGKKNKGSSARSASVALLVLTATLLAPVACKKSEAPWVELYKRSARSDIDLYLVPKKYALLESSWMKKTAIARFNKEQLAAELAKYGRSLADLQKSPEHEYKEENGEIKLRVGRISHSTAHEYDTAIPLVFYGKGIEPRDYGQRVHQQHIAPTLAALLQIRNPNGVETKALPIVKQQSAKPALVFVAVIDQGGMNLLRLHKDAAPNIHQLMAKSANFSDAHVGHLDAHTAVGHMAIGTGAYPVKSSVIGNTFFSMEKKAGAQKLNKAEIYATKDETKVSTLDLKSESLADVLNATNAGKSVIVAQSYALRAAVGMAGHGAEWLAANGTAANGNGLTTAVRQGNFVYWLDATKSKWITDTRYFSLPAAAKASDVLLNYAKYYPQGFEGYKIRDTKAALENWGVLMSTPAETQLEGELVRAVISEQIIGAKKHNDGFTDLVYISFKSADAVGHHFGFESLEARDTVKEIDTQIGKMVEFLEKNYGQDFVFVLSADHGVAPLSEISGGLRLTVEEVMAEIDTLLPPDVAQNESLVHFMTVGQISLNKKLMQQHNISIDSVRGVIRDIRVNDTPFFEGVLTRKDLRLDG, encoded by the coding sequence ATGTTCGCAGACACTGACGCCCAACCCGGCAAAAAAAATAAGGGGAGCTCAGCGCGTTCTGCGTCCGTCGCCCTGCTGGTTTTGACCGCTACACTACTCGCGCCCGTCGCCTGCAAAAAAAGTGAAGCACCCTGGGTCGAACTCTACAAACGTTCGGCACGCAGCGATATCGATCTCTATCTGGTGCCCAAAAAATACGCCCTGCTTGAATCGAGCTGGATGAAAAAAACCGCGATCGCGCGGTTCAATAAAGAACAGCTTGCAGCAGAGCTCGCGAAATATGGCCGTTCTCTCGCCGATCTGCAGAAAAGCCCCGAACACGAATACAAAGAAGAAAATGGCGAGATCAAATTGCGCGTCGGGCGCATTTCTCATTCGACCGCTCATGAATATGATACGGCGATTCCGCTGGTGTTTTATGGCAAGGGCATAGAGCCGCGCGACTATGGGCAGCGCGTGCACCAGCAGCACATTGCGCCGACGCTCGCTGCACTGTTGCAAATACGTAACCCGAACGGTGTCGAAACAAAGGCCTTGCCCATCGTCAAACAACAGTCGGCAAAGCCTGCGCTGGTTTTCGTTGCCGTCATCGACCAGGGCGGTATGAATCTGCTGCGCCTGCACAAAGATGCCGCACCGAATATACACCAGCTGATGGCGAAGTCGGCAAACTTCAGCGACGCGCATGTGGGGCACCTCGACGCGCACACTGCGGTAGGGCACATGGCAATCGGTACCGGCGCTTATCCTGTGAAGAGTTCTGTCATCGGCAATACCTTTTTCTCGATGGAAAAAAAGGCCGGCGCGCAGAAGCTCAACAAGGCTGAAATTTACGCCACAAAAGACGAGACCAAAGTTTCGACGCTTGATCTCAAAAGTGAATCACTCGCCGACGTACTCAATGCCACCAACGCCGGCAAGAGCGTGATTGTTGCACAGTCTTATGCTTTGCGCGCTGCGGTCGGCATGGCAGGCCATGGCGCCGAATGGCTCGCCGCCAATGGCACGGCGGCGAACGGCAATGGCCTCACGACCGCCGTTCGGCAGGGCAACTTCGTCTACTGGCTCGATGCCACCAAATCGAAATGGATCACCGACACGCGCTACTTTTCTCTGCCGGCAGCAGCGAAGGCGAGCGATGTGTTGCTCAACTATGCCAAATATTACCCGCAGGGTTTTGAGGGTTACAAGATTCGCGATACCAAAGCCGCGCTCGAAAACTGGGGTGTGCTCATGTCGACGCCTGCCGAAACTCAGCTCGAAGGCGAGCTCGTGCGCGCGGTAATCAGCGAGCAGATTATTGGCGCCAAAAAGCATAACGACGGTTTCACCGATCTTGTGTACATCTCTTTCAAATCGGCGGATGCAGTAGGTCACCATTTCGGCTTCGAATCTCTCGAGGCGCGCGATACAGTGAAAGAGATCGATACGCAGATCGGCAAAATGGTCGAGTTTCTCGAAAAAAATTATGGGCAAGATTTCGTGTTTGTGCTCAGCGCCGACCACGGTGTCGCACCGCTCTCAGAAATATCGGGAGGCCTGCGCCTCACGGTTGAAGAGGTCATGGCAGAAATTGACACGCTGCTACCACCCGACGTCGCGCAGAACGAATCGCTTGTGCATTTTATGACGGTCGGGCAGATATCGCTGAACAAGAAACTTATGCAGCAGCACAACATATCAATCGACTCGGTGCGCGGCGTCATTCGCGACATTCGCGTGAACGACACTCCTTTCTTTGAAGGTGTGCTCACCCGTAAGGATCTCAGGCTTGACGGCTGA
- a CDS encoding alpha/beta fold hydrolase, with the protein MPYFENRDASIYYRTSGAGATGLIFIHGWYQTGSEAWISLARNLKPGYRIFLPDLPGHGLSDDVSPNFSIANNSQLIESFVEHARKSYRLKKVILIGHSYGAFATLDIIARQNVAIDAAVAISAIDDYAPYVRRLKQALWVPGFLTGLYYRLQAALALFPYGDRLHLYGAMPQSLQPGRMAYAQIKNHTLSVASSRVYMRAFLTGKVKWPDGKIKVPLLLVYGERDALTPARHADAINPHFAKSEVVVLPKSGHNVQISAAEPLARALTGFVEKSLRRAVAGKHGSHVRRH; encoded by the coding sequence ATGCCCTATTTCGAGAACCGCGATGCTTCGATTTATTACCGTACCTCGGGCGCCGGCGCGACCGGCCTTATTTTTATTCACGGCTGGTACCAGACAGGCTCAGAGGCGTGGATTTCCCTGGCGAGAAATCTGAAACCCGGTTACAGAATTTTTTTGCCTGATCTGCCGGGCCACGGGCTGAGCGATGATGTCTCGCCCAATTTTTCGATCGCAAACAACAGTCAGCTGATCGAAAGTTTTGTTGAGCACGCGCGCAAGTCGTACCGACTGAAGAAAGTCATATTGATCGGCCATTCATACGGCGCGTTCGCCACTCTCGACATTATCGCCCGGCAAAACGTCGCCATCGATGCAGCCGTCGCGATTTCTGCGATCGACGACTATGCGCCGTACGTGCGGCGGTTGAAGCAGGCGCTTTGGGTGCCGGGGTTTCTCACGGGTCTATATTACCGGTTGCAGGCGGCGCTCGCGCTGTTTCCGTACGGTGATCGGCTGCATCTCTATGGAGCGATGCCTCAATCTCTGCAGCCGGGCCGCATGGCTTATGCGCAGATCAAGAACCACACGCTGAGTGTCGCCAGTTCGCGCGTGTACATGCGCGCTTTTCTCACCGGCAAAGTAAAGTGGCCCGATGGCAAGATCAAAGTGCCATTGCTGCTGGTCTATGGCGAACGTGATGCGCTCACGCCTGCAAGGCATGCCGACGCTATAAATCCGCATTTCGCAAAATCAGAGGTTGTGGTGCTGCCCAAAAGCGGTCACAATGTGCAGATTTCGGCCGCCGAGCCGCTGGCGCGCGCATTGACCGGGTTTGTTGAAAAAAGTTTGCGTCGTGCCGTCGCCGGCAAACATGGCAGTCATGTTCGCAGACACTGA
- the truB gene encoding tRNA pseudouridine(55) synthase TruB produces the protein MTKPSIFYLIDKAAGPTTRSAVRNLLNVRGRGFGVEGILDPFASGLLITATGDSTRFLEYFLQFPKTYTATIRLGQETDTLDFTGTLVKETPVPRIDSEDLLTTQSRFTGKILQSPPAYSNVRVRGVRAHELARGGEAAEPSPREVEVHALSLHVLAPDALAMRCRAASGTYIRSLARDIAAQLGTCGHLTALRRIAIGPWSVSDEAVDAEWGKIAGTIADFEILDFFPVLNVTADEEIKFLNGNPFVPQNKPQLTGILRIAAPQNFLGLGRYDGEKVTVEKVFPTGPGSTYPQWGKSHST, from the coding sequence ATAACCAAGCCGTCTATTTTCTACCTGATTGACAAAGCTGCCGGGCCGACGACGCGCTCGGCAGTGCGCAATCTGCTGAACGTCAGGGGGCGGGGCTTTGGGGTCGAGGGTATTCTCGACCCGTTTGCTTCGGGCCTTCTTATCACCGCCACGGGTGATTCAACCCGGTTTCTCGAATACTTTTTGCAGTTTCCCAAGACTTACACCGCCACCATTAGGCTGGGCCAGGAAACCGATACCCTCGACTTTACGGGCACCTTAGTTAAGGAAACTCCGGTGCCCCGAATAGATAGTGAGGATTTATTAACTACTCAAAGCCGTTTCACCGGTAAGATTCTGCAATCCCCCCCTGCTTATTCCAACGTACGGGTGCGTGGCGTGCGCGCCCACGAACTCGCGCGCGGCGGCGAAGCGGCAGAACCGTCGCCGCGCGAGGTTGAAGTGCACGCTCTCTCGCTGCACGTGCTCGCGCCCGATGCACTCGCCATGCGGTGCCGGGCCGCGTCGGGCACGTACATTCGCTCGCTCGCGCGCGACATTGCTGCTCAGCTTGGCACGTGCGGGCACCTCACGGCGTTGCGACGCATTGCGATTGGGCCATGGTCGGTGAGCGACGAAGCGGTCGACGCCGAATGGGGTAAGATCGCCGGCACCATTGCGGATTTCGAAATTCTGGATTTTTTTCCCGTGTTGAATGTCACGGCCGATGAAGAGATAAAGTTCTTGAACGGCAATCCGTTTGTGCCGCAGAACAAACCGCAGCTGACCGGCATCTTACGCATCGCGGCGCCGCAGAATTTTCTCGGCCTCGGCCGTTACGACGGCGAAAAAGTCACTGTGGAGAAAGTTTTCCCCACGGGGCCTGGCTCAACCTACCCGCAATGGGGTAAAAGCCATTCAACCTAA
- a CDS encoding HU family DNA-binding protein, whose amino-acid sequence MADKKPLSKSALLSALSEKTNLTKKDVDAFLEALTEIAYKEAKSVGKFTLPGFGILKLVQRAARMGRNPATGEQIKIPAKTVVKFSVSKAAKEAIAGKAKK is encoded by the coding sequence ATGGCAGATAAAAAACCCCTCTCTAAGAGCGCGCTTCTCTCGGCGCTGTCAGAGAAAACCAATCTCACGAAAAAAGACGTCGACGCATTTCTTGAAGCGCTCACAGAGATCGCATATAAAGAAGCAAAATCTGTCGGCAAGTTCACGCTTCCTGGTTTCGGCATTCTGAAACTTGTACAGCGCGCAGCACGCATGGGCCGCAACCCGGCAACCGGCGAACAGATCAAGATTCCCGCGAAAACAGTCGTTAAATTCAGCGTCAGCAAAGCCGCTAAAGAAGCGATTGCTGGCAAAGCGAAGAAGTAA
- a CDS encoding type II toxin-antitoxin system VapB family antitoxin: protein MRTTLNLSDELITKAIRETGVTEKTKLIHMALEELVAKKGRERLTKFFGADTNATVAPRRRYENPD from the coding sequence ATGCGAACGACATTGAATCTTTCAGACGAACTCATCACCAAAGCGATACGTGAAACTGGCGTGACCGAAAAGACTAAACTGATTCATATGGCGCTTGAAGAATTGGTGGCCAAAAAGGGGCGCGAGCGGTTAACGAAGTTCTTTGGTGCAGACACGAATGCAACGGTCGCGCCACGCCGACGCTATGAGAACCCTGATTGA
- a CDS encoding PIN domain-containing protein: protein MRTLIDSSVWIAYFRKTIDSTILNELIANDEALTHILVEAELRAGNLSIDREDFFSALHCLNYAPMIAFDEVFQFIEGKKLFAKGVSFVDVMLIMSALTVGARIWSLDKNLVQLANELQLATLKL, encoded by the coding sequence ATGAGAACCCTGATTGATAGCAGCGTCTGGATTGCGTACTTTCGCAAGACGATCGATTCAACCATTCTGAATGAATTAATCGCCAACGATGAAGCTCTGACCCACATTCTGGTCGAGGCTGAGCTCAGGGCTGGTAACTTGTCAATCGACCGTGAAGATTTCTTTTCGGCTTTGCACTGCCTCAATTATGCCCCGATGATTGCCTTTGATGAGGTCTTTCAATTCATTGAAGGCAAGAAACTCTTTGCAAAAGGCGTGTCTTTTGTTGATGTCATGTTAATTATGTCGGCCTTGACTGTAGGTGCCCGCATCTGGAGTCTTGATAAGAACTTAGTTCAACTCGCAAACGAACTGCAACTTGCCACCTTAAAACTATGA
- a CDS encoding alanine racemase, whose amino-acid sequence MKHETPALFIDRSRIRQNYLDLKKALPPFRIAYAIKSNSHPEIIEILKKEGSHFETASIAEIEKLLAMGIKAEEIVLSNPVKAPTAIARALDHGVTIQSFDSVEELEKFKPYATAGSPFDGAQGDKKLPAIRPQLRIVVPNEGSMWPLSGKFGADEELWPAIFQYMKDNEIPLDGVTFHPGSQCETIAGWDSALYLTWRCIEIAREYGLNPTTINIGGGFPVDLGRKIPTPTAIGKVVLRHLKEWEKKGFKPTDLIVEPGRFISGSAGYLASRVVGVARREKTWAFLDCGVFTGMMETIDGISYPMLFSSTAEKETAMLCGPSCDSVDKMYEAQIPKARPGDAVLFLSAGAYTSVYASEFNGFLGPKMVFLDEVKDPKNLFELIA is encoded by the coding sequence ATGAAACACGAAACACCCGCCCTCTTTATTGACCGCAGCCGCATTCGGCAGAACTATCTTGATTTGAAAAAGGCGCTGCCTCCGTTTCGAATAGCGTACGCAATCAAATCGAATTCACACCCTGAGATTATCGAGATACTCAAGAAAGAAGGTTCGCATTTTGAGACGGCCTCAATTGCAGAAATTGAAAAATTGCTCGCGATGGGCATAAAGGCCGAAGAGATTGTGCTCTCGAACCCGGTAAAGGCACCCACGGCAATCGCGCGCGCACTCGACCACGGCGTGACTATTCAGAGTTTCGATTCGGTCGAAGAGCTCGAAAAGTTTAAACCATATGCAACGGCTGGGTCACCCTTCGACGGCGCTCAGGGTGACAAAAAGCTACCCGCAATACGACCGCAGCTGCGTATCGTCGTGCCTAACGAAGGTTCAATGTGGCCGCTTTCGGGTAAGTTCGGCGCCGACGAAGAACTGTGGCCGGCAATTTTTCAATACATGAAAGACAATGAGATACCACTCGACGGCGTCACATTTCACCCCGGCTCGCAGTGCGAAACCATCGCAGGGTGGGATAGCGCGCTCTACTTGACCTGGCGCTGTATCGAAATTGCGCGCGAATATGGCCTAAACCCAACCACCATCAACATCGGCGGCGGCTTTCCCGTTGATCTGGGCCGCAAAATACCGACACCGACCGCAATCGGCAAAGTTGTACTCCGCCACCTCAAAGAGTGGGAGAAAAAAGGGTTCAAACCCACAGACCTCATCGTCGAGCCGGGCCGCTTCATTTCAGGTTCAGCCGGGTATCTCGCGTCGCGTGTCGTCGGCGTCGCGCGCCGGGAAAAGACATGGGCGTTTCTCGACTGCGGCGTCTTTACCGGCATGATGGAAACCATCGACGGTATCAGCTACCCGATGCTGTTCTCGTCAACCGCAGAGAAAGAAACCGCGATGCTCTGCGGCCCCAGCTGCGACTCGGTCGACAAGATGTACGAAGCGCAAATACCGAAAGCCAGACCCGGCGACGCAGTCCTCTTCTTAAGTGCAGGCGCATACACGTCAGTGTATGCGTCTGAATTCAATGGATTTCTAGGACCGAAGATGGTTTTTCTCGACGAGGTCAAAGACCCCAAGAATTTATTCGAATTGATCGCCTGA
- the tnpA gene encoding IS200/IS605 family transposase — protein sequence MAHVTYQIYFHVVFATKRRLPLLTQQMIAVINGIVQDLSVEIGFRAIAAGGHEDHLHILLSLPPHMTLATVIKRIKGRTSRENGNLYWQTGYYVETVSVSGVGNLVDYIRNQWQMHSLRRLEDAGFFEPAFLPPLPPN from the coding sequence ATGGCTCACGTCACCTATCAGATATATTTTCATGTCGTCTTTGCCACTAAACGCCGTCTACCCCTGTTGACACAGCAGATGATTGCGGTAATCAATGGCATAGTTCAAGATCTTTCAGTCGAAATAGGTTTCAGGGCTATCGCTGCGGGTGGCCATGAAGACCATCTGCACATCTTGCTTTCGCTGCCCCCGCATATGACCCTCGCCACTGTCATTAAACGCATTAAGGGCCGAACATCGCGTGAGAATGGAAACCTATACTGGCAAACCGGATACTATGTGGAGACAGTATCCGTTTCCGGAGTGGGTAACCTCGTTGACTACATTCGGAACCAATGGCAAATGCATAGTCTGCGCAGGCTCGAAGATGCCGGTTTCTTTGAACCTGCTTTCTTACCCCCATTGCCACCGAATTAA
- a CDS encoding ATP-binding protein, with product MFLESVRGLIESGDTSAVMLTGNVRDVYAFDGKFGTLTELLRSQVFSGYDTVAEYDPQGGIQFADPKQRENYLRALSGYDAYHKTSYAQNPPKDPVQAFSILDNFARLHLIDKKSFCVIIHYLDQIIPTGLNNNNELRYLVIALDKWAQNLDFRRNKIRFVLIAPEVARLESFIAKNAFIEHVTIARPGLEERHNTISISHRINSVANGEEQSHKLAELTAGLTNRQVLEILSKKQTDEIQLRAIKKELISAECRGLLEIVEPKHSLSVVAGHEKVKEILSLTAEAIKLGKTQYLPMGFLICGPVGTGKTFITECFAHDAALPVVKFLNFRSQWQGETEANLEKIFNILKSIYPVAVMIDEADAFLGNRDAQGDSGVSMRVFASLAALMSDTSYRGKIIWFLMTSRPDLLPVDMKRQGRAEEHLALFHPQSGAEVDALYTSVCKRLKIASPLKELHQLLDKKRSYSGADIEAMMTRAALSASVRHKTELNAEIVKETITNFRSPEYPLAIELQTLVAVRECTHQDMVPEKYRGLAAADIEARINELLGMLRQR from the coding sequence ATGTTTCTCGAAAGCGTACGAGGGCTGATCGAGTCGGGCGATACCTCGGCGGTCATGCTCACAGGCAATGTGCGCGATGTGTATGCCTTTGACGGCAAGTTCGGCACGCTGACAGAACTGCTGCGTAGCCAGGTTTTTTCTGGTTACGATACCGTGGCAGAGTACGATCCGCAGGGCGGCATTCAATTTGCCGACCCGAAGCAGCGCGAGAACTATCTGCGTGCGCTCAGCGGCTACGATGCGTACCACAAGACGAGCTATGCGCAGAACCCGCCGAAAGACCCGGTGCAGGCGTTTTCGATTCTCGACAACTTTGCGCGGCTGCACCTGATCGACAAGAAGTCGTTCTGCGTCATTATCCATTATCTCGACCAGATAATTCCGACTGGGCTGAATAACAATAACGAACTGCGATATTTGGTTATAGCACTCGATAAGTGGGCGCAGAATTTGGATTTCAGACGAAACAAGATCCGTTTCGTGCTGATCGCGCCCGAGGTCGCGCGGCTCGAGAGTTTTATCGCGAAGAATGCGTTTATTGAGCATGTGACTATTGCGAGGCCTGGTCTTGAAGAGCGGCACAATACTATCTCCATTAGCCACCGAATTAATTCGGTGGCTAATGGAGAAGAGCAAAGTCACAAGCTAGCAGAACTGACAGCAGGCCTCACAAACCGCCAGGTGCTCGAGATTCTGAGCAAGAAGCAAACCGACGAAATTCAACTGCGCGCCATCAAGAAAGAGCTCATCAGCGCTGAGTGCAGAGGTTTACTTGAAATCGTCGAGCCGAAACATTCGCTTTCGGTTGTGGCAGGGCATGAAAAGGTAAAAGAAATTCTTTCGCTGACAGCTGAAGCGATCAAGCTCGGCAAGACACAGTACCTGCCGATGGGTTTCTTGATTTGTGGCCCCGTAGGTACGGGCAAAACATTTATCACCGAATGCTTTGCGCACGACGCGGCGCTGCCGGTGGTGAAGTTTCTGAATTTTCGCTCACAGTGGCAGGGCGAAACCGAAGCGAACCTCGAAAAGATTTTTAACATTTTGAAATCCATCTACCCGGTTGCAGTCATGATCGACGAGGCCGATGCGTTTCTCGGCAATCGCGACGCACAGGGCGACAGCGGTGTGTCGATGCGAGTGTTTGCTTCGCTGGCGGCGCTGATGAGCGACACGAGTTATCGTGGCAAAATCATCTGGTTCTTGATGACCTCGCGGCCCGACCTCTTGCCGGTTGATATGAAACGCCAGGGCAGGGCTGAAGAGCACCTTGCATTATTTCACCCGCAGAGTGGGGCTGAAGTAGACGCGCTCTACACGAGTGTCTGCAAGCGGCTCAAGATCGCGTCGCCGCTGAAAGAACTGCATCAGCTTCTCGACAAAAAGCGTTCGTATTCGGGCGCAGACATCGAAGCGATGATGACGCGCGCTGCGCTTTCAGCATCGGTCAGGCATAAAACTGAACTCAACGCAGAGATCGTCAAAGAGACAATTACCAATTTTCGCAGCCCTGAATATCCGCTCGCGATTGAGCTGCAGACCCTCGTCGCGGTGCGCGAGTGCACACACCAGGACATGGTGCCCGAAAAATACCGCGGGCTTGCCGCTGCAGACATCGAAGCGCGTATCAATGAACTTCTGGGTATGCTGAGGCAGCGATGA